The following nucleotide sequence is from Microbacterium arborescens.
CTCGGCGGTGTACTTCAGGGCGTCGAGATCGGTCATTTCTTCCTCCGGTAGAACGGCAGCGGGGTGACGGTGGCGGGGATGCGGGTGCCGCGGACGTCGAGCGCGAGCTCGGTGCCGGGCGCGGCATGTTCGGGCGCGACGTAGGCCATGGCGATCGGGTGCCCGAGCGTCGGGCTCAACGCGCCGCTCGTGACCTCGCCGACGCGCTCGCCGTCGGGGCCGAGCACGGCGTACCCGGCGCGACCGGCGCGGCGTCCCTCCGACACGAGACCGACGAGAACGGGCGCGGATGCCGATGCGCGTTTCGTCAGACCCTCACGGCCGACGAACGCGCCCTTGTCGGCGCCGACCACGCGGTCGAGTCCCGCCTGGGCCGGGGCGACGTCGAGCGAGAGCTCGTGTCCGTAGAGGGGCATCCCGGCCTCGAGCCGCAGAGTGTCGCGCGCGGCCAGCCCGGCCGGCACGAGGCCGAACGGCTCTCCCGCGGCGAGCACGGCATCCCAGAGGGCTTCGGCGGCTACAGCCGGGATCATCAGCTCGAATCCGTCTTCGCCCGTGTACCCGGTGCGTGCGAGGAGCAGCGGCTCGCCCGCGAACTCGCCGGCGGTCCAGGCGTAGTACCGCGTGTCCGCGAGCGCGACGTCGGCCGTCGACAGGCCCGGTGTAGCCTCGAGCACCGCGAGTGCGGCGGGGCCCTGGACGGCCAGGAGCGCGTACGCGTCGGTGACGTCTCGCACCTCGACGTCCCAGCCTTCGGCCCGTTCCTGCAGCGCAGCCCACACGGGCTCGCGGTTGCCGGCGTTGGCGATGATCAGGAAACGGTCGTCGTCGAGCCGGTAGACGATGACGTCGTCGATGATCCCGCCGTCCTCCGCGAGGACGAGCGAGTACTTGGCCTTTCCGACCGTCATCGTCGAGAGGCTGCCGGCGAGGGCGGCGTCGAGGCATTCGCCGGCGACGGACCCGGTCACCTCGAATTCCGCCATGTGCGAGATGTCGAACAGACCCGCGGCGGTGCGCACGGCATGGTGCTCGGCCAGGTCGGACGTGTAGCGCACGGGCATGAGCCAGCCGCCGAAGTCGGTGAAGGACGCGCCGAGGGCGGCGTGGCGATGGTGCAGGACGGTGGAGCGGGGATCTGACATGAGTTCTCCCGTTGCGGGCGGGCGGCTGCCACGGCTGCGGCATCCGGAACTCCCCCTCTGTCTTGGGCCTGAGAGTTTCACCGGGCGGACCCGGCTTTCACCGTCGGCGGACCCCCGAGGGGATCGCTTTCCAGAGCGGCCGGACGCGCGCGGTACGCGGACCTGAGAGATTGGCGGGGAGGCTTGCTCCTTCGGTGCCCGGATTGCTCCGGGGCTCTCCCGCGTGCGTCATGCGGCCTGTCTTCAGTTGCGCGATCAGCATAGCGTCACCGCGCGAGACCGCGCAGGCGCCGACCGGGTGTGCCGCTCAGCGCGTGCAACTCCCGGCCTGCACTGCCGGAGCATCCGCGGAGACTCCGGCGAGCACGGGCAGCAGCTCCGTCGTCGTCATCGCGTACCCTCGCCTCTCGTCGTCCGCCCCGCGCGCGAACACGACGCCGGCGACCTCGCCGGCGTCGGTCAGCAGCGGTCCGCCGGAGTTGCCCGGGCGGACGTCGGCATCGAGCGCGTAGATCTCACGCGGCGTGCTCGACTGGTCGTAGATGTCGGGGACGGGCGCCGAGCCCACCGAGAGCACGAATGCGGCGCCGCTCGTGAACGGGCCGCCGAGCGGATAGCCCTGCACCGCGACGGCGGCACCGGCCGCGACCGGCGGGACGACCGGCAGGGGTGCGGCGCCCAGACCACCGACGGCGATGACGGCGAGATCGTCGATCGGGTCGAAGTAGACCACGCGTCCCTCGCGCGCATCGCGACCGGGAAGCTCGACGACGGGCGTGTCGACACCTGCCACGACATGGGCATTGGTGACGATGAGGTCGTCTGCGGCGACGAAGCCGGAGCCGGTCATCGAGACGCCGCAGGCATACGCCGTTCCGCTGATGCGAGCGACGGATGCCGCGGCGCGCTGCAGTTCGGGATCGTCGAGCGCGACGGCAGGTGCGGTCGGCGCGACTTCGGGGCGGAGAAGCTCGCCGATACGCGGGATGCCCTCGTCGACGACGAACCCGCGGACCTCGGCGAGCGCGGTGTCGACCGGGTCGGGGGTCAGGCCGTCGATGAACGAGAGCACCCGCGACGACGCGACAGCGGTCGAGACGACGGGCATCCCGCTCGCGGTCACCGCGCCGGCGCCGAGGAGCAGCACGAGGCCGCCGGCGATCGTTGCCCCGCCGGCGCCGAGGATGCGGTCGAGGATGCGCAGCTTGGCCCGGTCGACGCCGCGGCGCAGGGCAGCTCCGACAGCGGTGCCGAGCGCGGTGCACAGCGCGATGATCGCGATGGCGCACACGGCGAGCACGAGCGAGCGGTACTCCCAGTCGGCGACGCCGGGCGCGATGAGCGGCACGGCCCACACGGCCAGGAGCGAGCCGATGACCAGCCCGGCGAGCGACCCCGCGATCGCGACGAGGCCCCGGGTGACGCCGATGGCGAAGAAGCCGACGAGGAGGATCACGACGATGACGTCGACCAGCAGCACAGGACCTCCTCGGGAAGGCTCTCAGCGTACGGTGCTCCGCTGTGAGTCCTCCGTTTTGCGGTTCGTGTCTCCATGACTATAAGATCGGCTCGAGCAGTTAGGGTCACGATGACACGAACCACCGGCGGGACAACGCACGACGAGATCCGGGTCGCGGTGTCGACCGTGATCTTCAGCCTCCGCCACGGGGGTGGCGATCTCCCCTCCGTCGTGCTCCCGCTGGTGCGTCGCACGCGCGACCCGCACGCAGGTCAGTGGGCCCTGCCGGGCGGCTGGCTCGACGTGTCGGAGAACCTCGAAGCTGCGGCATCCCGCACCCTCGCCGAGACCACCGCGCTCGCGCCGAGCTACCTCGAGCAGCTCTATGTGTTCGGCGACGTCGGGCGCTCGCCCTCGCGTGTCGTGTCGATCGTCTACTGGGCCCTCGTGCGCGAGGACATCGCCGCGACCCCGCTGCCCGAGGACGAGAACGTCGCGTGGTTCGACACCGCAGACCTGCCCGAGCTGGCGTTCGACCACGGGAGCATCGTCGAGTACGCACTGTGGCGGTTGCGCAACAAGGTCGGCTACAGCCGGATCGCGCACGGCCTCCTGCCCGAGCTGTTCACCCTCGCGGAGCTCCGCGAGGTGTACGAGGCGATCGGCGGCAAGCGCCTCGACCCGGCCAACTTCCGCCGTCAGGTCGAGGGGTCGGGCACCCTCATCCCGACGCGGGAGTTCCGCACGGGCAGCCACCGGCCCGCCCGCCTCTACCGCTACAACCACGACGTCGAGCTCGCCGACCGCGGGCCGCTCCCCCGATGAAGGAACGCGCATGACCACTTCTCCGCTCACGCTGGCGCCGCGACCGATCGACCCGAGCGTCGACCACGGGATCCAGGCGATCGTCGCCGGCGCGTCGACCGACGAGACCTGCAACACCGACC
It contains:
- the gcvT gene encoding glycine cleavage system aminomethyltransferase GcvT — protein: MSDPRSTVLHHRHAALGASFTDFGGWLMPVRYTSDLAEHHAVRTAAGLFDISHMAEFEVTGSVAGECLDAALAGSLSTMTVGKAKYSLVLAEDGGIIDDVIVYRLDDDRFLIIANAGNREPVWAALQERAEGWDVEVRDVTDAYALLAVQGPAALAVLEATPGLSTADVALADTRYYAWTAGEFAGEPLLLARTGYTGEDGFELMIPAVAAEALWDAVLAAGEPFGLVPAGLAARDTLRLEAGMPLYGHELSLDVAPAQAGLDRVVGADKGAFVGREGLTKRASASAPVLVGLVSEGRRAGRAGYAVLGPDGERVGEVTSGALSPTLGHPIAMAYVAPEHAAPGTELALDVRGTRIPATVTPLPFYRRKK
- a CDS encoding MarP family serine protease; this encodes MLLVDVIVVILLVGFFAIGVTRGLVAIAGSLAGLVIGSLLAVWAVPLIAPGVADWEYRSLVLAVCAIAIIALCTALGTAVGAALRRGVDRAKLRILDRILGAGGATIAGGLVLLLGAGAVTASGMPVVSTAVASSRVLSFIDGLTPDPVDTALAEVRGFVVDEGIPRIGELLRPEVAPTAPAVALDDPELQRAAASVARISGTAYACGVSMTGSGFVAADDLIVTNAHVVAGVDTPVVELPGRDAREGRVVYFDPIDDLAVIAVGGLGAAPLPVVPPVAAGAAVAVQGYPLGGPFTSGAAFVLSVGSAPVPDIYDQSSTPREIYALDADVRPGNSGGPLLTDAGEVAGVVFARGADDERRGYAMTTTELLPVLAGVSADAPAVQAGSCTR
- a CDS encoding NUDIX hydrolase, whose protein sequence is MTRTTGGTTHDEIRVAVSTVIFSLRHGGGDLPSVVLPLVRRTRDPHAGQWALPGGWLDVSENLEAAASRTLAETTALAPSYLEQLYVFGDVGRSPSRVVSIVYWALVREDIAATPLPEDENVAWFDTADLPELAFDHGSIVEYALWRLRNKVGYSRIAHGLLPELFTLAELREVYEAIGGKRLDPANFRRQVEGSGTLIPTREFRTGSHRPARLYRYNHDVELADRGPLPR